A single region of the Solwaraspora sp. WMMD406 genome encodes:
- a CDS encoding DNA-3-methyladenine glycosylase 2 family protein, translating into MLRPPDRYRFAASVRSLSMGRYDPCARWIGDTFWWTARTPAGPGTLALRRHGTDLTAVGYGPGADQVVAVADAVAGLRDDGADHFHQHLAKRHPVVGDVARRLSGVRLPATGQVFARTLRAVLEQKVTGVEAYRAYAATIRRFGTPAPGPAAGLWVSPDPMVIAAAPYWLFHPLGIEQRRAETLRRAARVATRLDGSGDPATATRRLTSLSGIGAWTAAEVVRVAYADADAVSVGDFHLPNTVAWALAGEVRGDDARMLDLLEPFRGHRGRVCVLLELAGLHAPRFGPRSPIRSFTRY; encoded by the coding sequence ATGTTGCGTCCGCCAGACCGCTACCGCTTCGCCGCCTCGGTCCGGTCGCTGAGCATGGGCCGGTACGACCCGTGCGCCCGCTGGATCGGTGACACGTTCTGGTGGACCGCCCGGACCCCGGCCGGGCCGGGCACCCTGGCCCTGCGACGACACGGCACCGACCTGACCGCCGTCGGGTACGGGCCCGGGGCGGACCAGGTGGTCGCCGTCGCCGACGCCGTCGCCGGCCTACGTGATGACGGTGCCGACCACTTTCATCAGCATCTCGCCAAGCGGCACCCGGTCGTCGGCGACGTCGCCCGCCGGCTGTCCGGAGTACGGCTGCCGGCCACCGGCCAGGTCTTCGCGCGGACGCTGCGCGCGGTGCTGGAGCAAAAGGTCACCGGGGTCGAGGCCTACCGGGCCTACGCGGCGACCATTCGCCGATTCGGCACCCCGGCACCGGGTCCGGCCGCCGGCCTGTGGGTGAGCCCGGATCCGATGGTGATCGCAGCGGCACCGTACTGGCTGTTCCATCCGCTCGGGATCGAACAGCGTCGGGCCGAGACGCTGCGTCGCGCCGCGCGGGTCGCCACCCGGCTGGACGGCAGCGGCGACCCGGCCACCGCGACCCGGCGACTGACCAGCCTGAGCGGGATCGGGGCGTGGACCGCCGCCGAGGTCGTCCGGGTCGCCTACGCGGACGCGGACGCGGTCAGCGTCGGCGACTTCCACCTGCCGAACACGGTGGCCTGGGCGCTCGCCGGGGAGGTACGCGGCGACGACGCCCGGATGCTCGACCTGCTGGAGCCGTTTCGAGGCCACCGGGGTCGGGTCTGTGTGCTGCTCGAACTCGCCGGCCTGCACGCCCCGAGGTTCGGTCCACGGTCGCCGATCCGATCGTTCACCCGCTACTGA
- a CDS encoding DUF1990 domain-containing protein, with protein sequence MPTFTYPDVGATRHAGTDRAPAAGADLPSGYRHLHYRTRLRSDAFTVAADAVLTWRMHRRAGARIAASAPRADPGVLVTVGLGVGRLRMAAPCAVVWTATSDERAGFAYGTLPGHPASGEEAFIVERTGGEVWFAVVAFSRPVALPMRMAGPVGALFQYAYARRCGQALRRLTRSAHPHQ encoded by the coding sequence GTGCCTACGTTCACCTATCCCGACGTCGGTGCCACCCGGCACGCCGGCACCGATCGCGCGCCGGCCGCCGGCGCTGACCTGCCGAGTGGATACCGGCATCTGCACTACCGCACCCGGCTACGCTCCGACGCCTTCACTGTCGCGGCCGACGCCGTGCTGACCTGGCGGATGCATCGCCGTGCCGGCGCGCGGATCGCGGCTTCGGCGCCCCGGGCGGACCCGGGTGTGTTGGTCACCGTGGGCTTGGGCGTCGGCCGGCTGCGGATGGCCGCGCCCTGCGCGGTGGTCTGGACCGCGACGAGCGACGAACGGGCCGGATTCGCCTACGGGACGCTGCCCGGTCACCCGGCCAGCGGCGAGGAGGCGTTCATCGTGGAGCGCACCGGCGGTGAGGTCTGGTTCGCGGTGGTCGCGTTCAGCCGCCCGGTGGCACTGCCGATGCGGATGGCGGGACCGGTCGGCGCGTTGTTCCAGTACGCCTACGCGCGGCGGTGCGGGCAGGCGTTGCGCCGTCTGACCCGCTCCGCACACCCACATCAGTAG